One window of the Bos indicus isolate NIAB-ARS_2022 breed Sahiwal x Tharparkar chromosome 15, NIAB-ARS_B.indTharparkar_mat_pri_1.0, whole genome shotgun sequence genome contains the following:
- the LOC109568838 gene encoding olfactory receptor 5P80-like: protein MGTGNYTTVTEFIILGLAENTTVCAILFIVFLGIYLVTLMGNISIIMLIRSSPQLHTPMYLFLCHLAFVDIGYSSSVTPVMLMGFLRKGTSIQVAGCVAQLCSVVTFGTAECFLLAAMAYDRYAAICLPLLYSTHMSPRIFIVLVGASYLGGCVNAWTFTGCLLSLSFCGSNKVNHFFCDYSPLWKLSCSHDFTSEIIPAISSGSVIVATVFIIALSYIYILFSILKMRSTEGRRKAFSTCTSHLTAVTLFYGTITFIYVMPKSSYSAEQNKVVSVFYTVIIPMLNPLIYSLRNKEVKEAMTKLMARTHWWS from the coding sequence ATGGGGACTGGAAACTATACAACTGTGACAGAGTTCATTATTTTGGGGTTAGCGGAGAATACTACAGTTTgtgccattttatttattgtgtttttgGGAATCTATCTGGTTACCTTAATGGGTAATATCAGCATAATCATGTTAATCAGAAGCAGCCCTCAGCTTCACACCCCAATGTACCTTTTCCTCTGCCATTTGGCCTTTGTGGACATTGGGTACTCCTCATCAGTCACACCTGTCATGCTCATGGGCTTCCTCAGGAAAGGAACTTCTATCCAAGTTGCTGGTTGTGTTGCTCAGCTCTGTTCTGTGGTCACATTTGGGACAGCTGAGTGCTTCCTGCTGGCtgccatggcctatgaccgctatgcgGCCATCTGCTTGCCCCTGCTCTACTCCACCCACATGTCCCCCAGAATCTTCATTGTCTTAGTGGGGGCTTCCTATCTAGGTGGGTGTGTGAATGCTTGGACATTCACTGGCTGTTTGTTAAGCCTGTCCTTTTGTGGATCAAATAAAGTCAATCACTTTTTCTGTGATTATTCACCACTTTGGAAACTTTCTTGTTCTCATGATTTTACTTCTGAAATAATTCCAGCCATCTCTTCTGGCTCAGTTATTGTAGCCACTGTGTTTATCATTGCTCTCTCTTACATCTACATCCTTTTCTCAATCCTGAAGATGCGTTCCACTGAGGGGCGGcgcaaagccttctccacctgcacGTCTCACCTCACAGCAGTTACTCTGTTCTATGGGACCATCACATTCATTTATGTGATGCCCAAGTCCAGCTACTCAGCTGAACAAAACAAAGTGGTGTCTGTGTTCTACACAGTCATAATCCCCATGTTGAACCCCCTCATCTACAGTCTCAGAAACAAGGAGGTTAAAGAGGCCATGACAAAATTAATGGCTAGAACACATTGGTGGTCCTAA